From Amycolatopsis sp. cg9, one genomic window encodes:
- a CDS encoding GNAT family N-acetyltransferase — MEPVEINAGTYYLRQLRADRHLDDRPLLMEAFADPTHRKYVLNYRLRTLDEATEYVALRAAQWAGDERCSWAIAEPTSGRLLGEVGLRELNLDAAYAEATIWVHPAERGKGIATTALSAALRFGFGGLGLTEVSYRYEESNAASAIVAERCGFTPLGPEDELAPTGERLMRWHRTS; from the coding sequence GTGGAACCGGTGGAGATCAACGCGGGCACCTACTACCTGCGCCAGCTGCGCGCCGACCGGCACCTGGACGACCGCCCGCTGCTGATGGAGGCGTTCGCCGACCCGACGCACCGCAAGTACGTGCTGAACTACCGCCTGCGCACCCTGGACGAGGCCACGGAGTACGTGGCACTGCGCGCGGCCCAGTGGGCGGGCGACGAGCGCTGTTCGTGGGCGATCGCCGAGCCGACATCCGGCCGCCTGCTGGGCGAGGTCGGCCTGCGCGAGCTGAACCTGGACGCGGCGTACGCGGAGGCGACCATCTGGGTCCACCCGGCGGAACGGGGCAAGGGAATCGCGACGACGGCGTTGAGCGCGGCCCTGCGCTTCGGTTTCGGCGGACTGGGCCTGACCGAGGTGAGCTACCGGTACGAGGAGAGCAACGCGGCTTCGGCGATCGTGGCCGAGCGGTGCGGGTTCACCCCGCTGGGCCCGGAGGACGAGCTCGCCCCGACGGGTGAACGCCTGATGCGGTGGCACCGGACGTCCTGA
- a CDS encoding DUF1707 domain-containing protein — protein MGDMRLSDAERQDALDVLEEHVRSGRLDIDEYGSRTAKVTAAKRVSELVPLFDDLPSPRPSALLNGASAPVAAPAGETALSQFLTRSAVPIAIVLAIAVLILSRGRLLIISVALPLVVAALARVRRPR, from the coding sequence GTGGGCGACATGCGGTTGAGCGACGCCGAGCGCCAGGACGCCCTCGACGTCCTCGAAGAGCACGTCCGCAGCGGCCGCCTCGACATCGACGAGTACGGGTCCCGCACCGCGAAGGTCACCGCGGCCAAGCGGGTCAGCGAGCTCGTCCCGCTGTTCGACGACCTGCCGTCGCCGCGGCCGAGCGCGTTGCTGAACGGGGCTTCCGCACCGGTGGCGGCACCGGCCGGGGAAACCGCGCTCTCGCAGTTCCTGACGCGCAGCGCGGTGCCGATCGCCATCGTGCTGGCGATCGCGGTGCTGATCCTTTCGCGGGGCAGGCTCCTGATCATCTCGGTCGCGCTGCCGCTCGTGGTGGCGGCGCTCGCGCGGGTCCGCCGCCCGCGCTGA